A section of the Streptomyces sp. CG1 genome encodes:
- a CDS encoding protein kinase, with the protein MGTESADFRVIAGRYRLEARIGRGGMGVVWRATDQLLGRLVAVKELLPDDSLSEDDARRRRDRTFREARAVGRLRHPHIIVVHDVVEQDERPYLVMELVEGRSLADLISRQGPVDAAEAARIGEALLGAVDTAHAAGVLHRDIKPANVLIETGTGRVVLTDFGIAQVAGATTLTETGSFVGSPEYTAPERMSGLRTGPESDLWSVGALLCTALSGESPFRRDSIGGILHAVVAAEIRPPAEAEPLLPVVRGLLERDPDRRLGAAEAEQMLRAFLQTGRTPEAPGTPGAPAPGRGHRIGGGRVPRPGASGVAGSRTTTSDAAGGRTPDAAYTPTQRDVPHGGPQSATVSGAGTEAPARTSTRGVLLAALLVAALAGAGVSAAALLLHGSGDGGGGSPGGTATSPATGTGTSPTAPPSSSRPPTTGSPTSTGSPAPADPRTAPSGYRTARDPAGFSLAVPLDFTRSPQGERVFYLSPGGTFRLGVKVADPQPGGPQGAMERSAATGPTTNPGYHDGRITPTRHDGHPAALWEFTWDGFSAAEGPRHTYDLCWEEAGRMYDVWVSAPVGKVREAREYFDVALDTFRAGA; encoded by the coding sequence ATGGGGACCGAGAGCGCCGACTTCCGGGTGATCGCGGGCCGTTACCGCCTGGAGGCACGCATCGGGCGTGGCGGCATGGGCGTGGTGTGGCGGGCCACCGACCAACTGCTGGGGCGCCTGGTCGCGGTCAAGGAGCTCCTCCCCGACGACTCCCTCTCCGAGGACGACGCGCGGCGCCGCCGGGACCGCACCTTCCGTGAGGCACGGGCGGTCGGCCGGCTGCGGCATCCGCACATCATCGTCGTGCACGACGTGGTGGAGCAGGACGAACGCCCTTATCTGGTCATGGAGTTGGTCGAGGGCCGCTCGCTCGCCGACCTGATCTCCCGGCAGGGCCCGGTCGACGCCGCCGAGGCCGCGCGGATCGGTGAGGCCCTGCTCGGCGCGGTGGACACCGCGCACGCGGCCGGGGTGCTGCACCGGGACATCAAGCCCGCGAACGTCCTGATCGAGACCGGCACCGGCCGGGTCGTGCTGACCGACTTCGGTATCGCGCAGGTCGCGGGCGCCACCACGCTCACCGAGACCGGCTCCTTCGTCGGCTCACCCGAATACACCGCGCCGGAGCGGATGTCGGGGCTGCGCACCGGGCCGGAGTCCGACCTGTGGTCGGTCGGCGCGCTGCTGTGCACGGCGCTCAGCGGCGAGTCGCCGTTCCGGCGGGACTCGATCGGCGGCATCCTGCACGCGGTCGTCGCCGCGGAGATCCGGCCGCCCGCCGAGGCCGAGCCGCTGCTTCCGGTCGTACGAGGGCTGCTGGAACGCGACCCGGACCGGCGGCTCGGCGCGGCTGAGGCCGAGCAGATGCTGCGTGCGTTCCTTCAGACGGGCCGGACCCCGGAGGCACCGGGCACGCCCGGCGCGCCGGCCCCCGGACGCGGCCACCGGATCGGCGGGGGCCGCGTGCCGAGGCCGGGGGCGTCAGGGGTGGCGGGGAGCCGTACGACGACATCCGATGCGGCGGGGGGCCGTACGCCGGACGCCGCCTACACGCCGACCCAGCGCGACGTTCCGCACGGCGGGCCGCAGTCGGCCACCGTGTCCGGGGCGGGGACGGAGGCCCCGGCCCGCACCTCCACGCGCGGTGTGCTGCTCGCGGCGCTGCTCGTCGCCGCGCTGGCGGGGGCCGGAGTCTCGGCGGCGGCGCTGCTGCTGCACGGGAGCGGGGACGGGGGCGGCGGCAGCCCCGGCGGTACGGCGACCTCCCCGGCGACCGGGACCGGCACGAGTCCGACCGCACCGCCGTCCTCGTCGCGGCCGCCCACCACCGGCAGCCCGACGTCCACCGGCTCGCCGGCCCCGGCCGACCCGCGTACCGCGCCCTCCGGTTACCGCACGGCCCGGGACCCGGCGGGCTTCTCGCTCGCCGTACCGCTGGACTTCACCCGCAGTCCGCAGGGCGAACGCGTCTTCTACCTCTCGCCGGGGGGCACCTTCCGCCTCGGTGTCAAGGTGGCCGATCCCCAACCGGGCGGCCCGCAGGGCGCGATGGAGCGCTCGGCCGCCACGGGGCCCACCACCAACCCCGGTTACCACGACGGCCGGATCACCCCCACCAGGCACGACGGACACCCCGCCGCGCTATGGGAGTTCACCTGGGACGGCTTCAGCGCGGCGGAGGGCCCGCGCCACACCTACGACCTGTGCTGGGAGGAGGCCGGGCGGATGTACGACGTGTGGGTGTCGGCGCCGGTCGGCAAGGTGCGGGAGGCGCGGGAGTACTTCGACGTGGCACTGGACACCTTCCGGGCGGGGGCCTGA
- a CDS encoding glycerol-3-phosphate dehydrogenase/oxidase, which yields MRTATLGPAQRAEALAAMAERELDVLVIGGGVVGAGTALDAVTRGLSTGLVEARDWASGTSSRSSKLIHGGLRYLEMLDFALVREALKERGLLLERLAPHLVKPVPFLYPLQHKGWERLYAGSGVALYDAMSMARGHGRGLPLHRHLSHRHALRVAPCLKKDALVGALQYYDAQMDDARFVATLVRTAAAYGAKAANRARVTGFLREGERVVGARVQDVEGGGEYEIRAKQVVNATGVWTDDTQAMVGERGQFHVRASKGIHLVVPKDRIHSTTGLILRTEKSVLFVIPWGRHWIVGTTDTDWDLDKAHPAASSADIDYLLEHVNSVLAVPLSRDDVQGVYAGLRPLLAGESDATSKLSREHTVAHPVPGLVVVAGGKYTTYRVMAKDAVDEAVHGLDMRVADCVTEETPLLGAEGYQALWNARARIAARTGLHAARVEHLLNRYGSMAEEVLDLITADPALGEPLPGADDYLRAEVVYAASHEGARHLDDVLTRRTRISIETFDRGTRSAREVAELMAPVLGWDKDQIEREVEHYEKRVEAERESQLQPDDQTADAARLGAPDIVPR from the coding sequence GTGAGGACAGCGACTCTGGGGCCGGCGCAGCGCGCCGAGGCACTGGCGGCGATGGCGGAGCGGGAGCTGGATGTGCTGGTGATCGGCGGCGGAGTCGTCGGTGCCGGTACCGCGCTGGACGCCGTCACGCGTGGACTGTCCACAGGGCTGGTCGAGGCCCGCGACTGGGCGTCCGGCACCTCCAGCCGGTCCAGCAAACTGATCCACGGCGGTCTGCGCTACCTGGAGATGCTCGACTTCGCCCTCGTACGGGAAGCGCTGAAGGAGCGCGGGCTGCTGCTGGAGCGGCTCGCCCCGCACCTGGTCAAGCCGGTGCCGTTCCTCTACCCGCTGCAGCACAAGGGCTGGGAGCGGCTGTACGCGGGGTCGGGTGTGGCCTTGTACGACGCGATGTCCATGGCCCGTGGGCACGGCCGGGGACTGCCCCTGCACCGGCACCTGAGCCACCGTCACGCCCTGCGTGTCGCCCCCTGCCTGAAGAAGGACGCCCTGGTCGGCGCCCTGCAGTACTACGACGCGCAGATGGACGACGCCCGCTTCGTGGCCACGCTGGTGCGCACGGCCGCCGCCTACGGCGCGAAGGCGGCCAACCGCGCGCGGGTGACCGGGTTTCTGCGCGAGGGCGAGCGGGTGGTCGGCGCCCGGGTGCAGGACGTGGAGGGCGGCGGGGAGTACGAGATCCGGGCCAAGCAGGTGGTGAACGCGACCGGTGTGTGGACCGACGACACCCAGGCCATGGTGGGGGAGCGCGGCCAGTTCCACGTCCGCGCCTCCAAGGGCATCCACCTGGTCGTGCCCAAGGACCGCATCCACTCCACGACCGGCCTGATCCTGCGTACCGAGAAGTCGGTTCTGTTCGTCATCCCCTGGGGCCGGCACTGGATCGTCGGCACCACCGACACCGACTGGGATCTCGACAAGGCCCATCCGGCCGCGTCCAGCGCCGACATCGACTATCTGCTGGAGCACGTCAACTCGGTGCTCGCGGTGCCGCTCTCCCGCGACGACGTGCAGGGCGTGTACGCCGGTCTGCGCCCGCTGCTCGCCGGGGAGTCCGATGCCACCAGCAAGCTCTCCCGCGAGCACACGGTCGCCCATCCGGTTCCGGGACTCGTGGTCGTGGCGGGCGGCAAGTACACCACGTACCGGGTGATGGCGAAGGACGCGGTCGACGAGGCGGTGCACGGCCTGGACATGCGGGTCGCCGACTGTGTGACCGAGGAGACCCCGCTGTTGGGCGCGGAGGGGTACCAGGCGCTGTGGAACGCGCGCGCCCGGATCGCCGCCCGCACCGGACTGCACGCGGCCCGCGTCGAGCATCTGCTGAACCGCTACGGCTCCATGGCCGAGGAGGTCCTGGACCTCATCACCGCCGACCCCGCCCTGGGTGAGCCGCTGCCGGGCGCCGACGACTACCTGCGCGCCGAGGTGGTGTACGCCGCCTCGCACGAGGGCGCCCGGCACCTGGACGACGTTCTCACCCGCCGTACCCGCATCTCCATCGAGACCTTCGACCGGGGCACGCGCAGCGCCCGTGAAGTGGCCGAGCTGATGGCACCGGTCCTCGGCTGGGACAAGGACCAGATCGAGCGCGAGGTCGAGCACTACGAGAAGCGGGTGGAGGCCGAGCGGGAGTCCCAGCTCCAGCCCGACGACCAGACGGCGGACGCCGCACGGCTGGGGGCACCGGACATCGTGCCGCGGTAG
- a CDS encoding serine/threonine-protein kinase — MQGLLVAGRYRLADSIGSGGMGRVWRAHDEVLHRTVAVKELTAALYVSDGDRAVLLARTRAEARAAARISHSAVVTVHDVLEHDGRPWIVMELVEGNSLADAVKEQGRVEPREAARIGLWVLRALRAAHLAGVLHRDVKPGNVLLGRDGRVLLTDFGIAQIEGDSTITRTGEVVGSVDYLAPERVRGHDPGPSSDLWALGATLYTAVEGRSPFRRTSPLSTMQAVVEEEADELRHAGALGPVISALLRKEPERRPSAEEAEQMLAEAAEGRRPSTAQAFVPTQGSGVHTGGTSASGYGHHSYTTGATVPGATAGPSRSATGQTAVAPAPPGPAPVRPRPKPRRRLRTLALVIAVAAVLGGGAAVAFQEWGGMEQNTGASGGGAGPATSPSASASTAPGPEGTVPDDWQTYHDPLGFSLSLPKGWKRKVYQNLGNLKQIDYSPDGGLHFVRIAIDSSPDFANAYQHQTDLEQQLQRLVDYKRVTMKANIYRDRNGSLWEYTWTALKKDPPHVAGPRHAIEETYFSRAGIEYAIYMSTPAEDWTKTSKQFKWVLQSWQQPNDG, encoded by the coding sequence ATGCAGGGCCTGCTCGTAGCGGGCCGCTACCGACTCGCCGATTCCATCGGCAGCGGCGGCATGGGCCGGGTATGGCGCGCCCACGACGAGGTGCTGCACCGGACGGTCGCCGTCAAGGAGTTGACCGCAGCGCTCTACGTCTCCGACGGCGATCGGGCCGTGCTGCTGGCCCGCACCCGGGCCGAGGCCCGCGCCGCCGCGCGCATCAGCCACTCCGCCGTCGTCACCGTGCACGACGTCCTCGAGCACGACGGCCGCCCGTGGATCGTGATGGAGCTGGTCGAGGGCAACTCGCTGGCCGACGCGGTCAAGGAGCAGGGGCGGGTGGAGCCGAGGGAGGCCGCCCGCATAGGACTGTGGGTGCTGCGGGCGCTGCGCGCCGCGCACTTGGCCGGCGTCCTGCACCGGGACGTCAAGCCCGGCAACGTGCTGCTCGGCCGCGACGGCCGGGTGTTGCTCACCGACTTCGGCATCGCCCAGATAGAGGGCGACTCCACCATCACCCGCACCGGAGAGGTCGTCGGCTCGGTCGACTACCTCGCGCCCGAGCGGGTGCGCGGCCACGATCCGGGCCCGTCCTCGGACCTGTGGGCGCTCGGCGCCACGCTGTACACGGCGGTCGAGGGCCGTTCCCCGTTCCGCCGCACCTCACCCCTGAGCACCATGCAGGCGGTCGTCGAGGAGGAGGCCGACGAGCTGCGCCACGCCGGTGCGCTCGGCCCCGTCATATCCGCCCTGCTGCGCAAGGAACCGGAGCGGCGGCCGAGCGCGGAGGAGGCCGAGCAGATGCTCGCCGAGGCCGCGGAGGGCCGCCGCCCCTCTACGGCACAGGCGTTCGTGCCGACCCAGGGCTCGGGCGTGCACACCGGCGGGACCAGCGCCTCGGGCTACGGCCATCACAGCTATACGACGGGTGCCACTGTCCCCGGAGCGACGGCGGGACCGAGCCGTTCCGCGACCGGTCAGACGGCCGTCGCCCCCGCGCCTCCCGGCCCGGCACCGGTACGGCCCCGGCCGAAGCCCCGGCGCCGGCTGCGCACCCTCGCCCTCGTCATCGCCGTCGCGGCCGTGCTCGGCGGAGGCGCGGCGGTGGCCTTCCAGGAGTGGGGCGGCATGGAGCAGAACACCGGGGCGAGCGGGGGCGGCGCGGGCCCGGCGACATCACCGTCCGCGAGCGCCAGCACCGCACCGGGCCCCGAGGGCACGGTCCCCGACGACTGGCAGACCTACCACGATCCCCTCGGTTTCAGCCTCTCCCTGCCCAAGGGCTGGAAGCGGAAGGTCTATCAGAACCTGGGCAACCTCAAGCAGATCGACTACAGCCCGGACGGCGGCCTGCACTTCGTCCGCATCGCCATCGACAGCTCACCGGACTTCGCCAACGCCTACCAGCACCAGACGGATCTGGAACAGCAGTTGCAGCGGCTGGTCGACTACAAGCGCGTGACCATGAAGGCGAACATCTACCGCGATCGCAACGGCTCGCTGTGGGAGTACACCTGGACCGCGCTGAAGAAGGACCCGCCGCACGTCGCCGGTCCGCGGCACGCGATCGAGGAGACGTACTTCTCGCGCGCGGGCATCGAGTACGCCATCTACATGTCGACGCCGGCGGAGGACTGGACGAAGACCAGCAAGCAGTTCAAGTGGGTACTGCAGAGCTGGCAGCAGCCGAACGACGGCTGA
- a CDS encoding serine/threonine-protein kinase encodes MSEAERAGTSRQETRQDKSERRLLAGRYRLGDVLGRGGMGTVWRAEDETLGRTVAVKELRFPSNIDEEEKRRLITRTLREAKAIARIRNNSAVTVFDVVDEDDRPWIVMELVEGKSLAEVIREDGLLEPKRAAEVGLAVLDVLRSAHREGILHRDVKPSNVLIAEDGRVVLTDFGIAQVEGDPSITSTGMLVGAPSYISPERARGHKPGPAADLWSLGGLLYAAVEGVPPYDKGSAIATLTAVMTEPLEEPKNAGPLRDVIYGLLTKDPAERLDDTRARAMFHAVIHAPEPEPMDATRVVPLPVPPGSSEGGRGEEAGEKLRGALRSVRKAAGAAATAASARTKNGGDTAAPTGPTAPTAPGTGGAAGAGGAGGARPASPGASSGGARPGASPGVRAGSAGRQAGSASGAAGGAGTPNSSANKPSSGWPVVPPPDLDLPPRPVPRAPLTDVVPRRTLVIIAVLVALAVLGTVLAITLNGNDAKDGKSSGAKAAASASASTKRDKGGKAAGSGAGTDGANPSSAGTGSAAAVDASASTNGAGAKGGGSAPVVSTRKGGQGYSIGLPKGWSYKSSDDAGDRYTGPDGQKLLIGWTSSPKDDPVADWKNQERSMERPQYRKIRIEKVDYRGWNTADWEFTHVDAGTEYRTIDRGFVVNGHQGYGLMYTAKAADWDSALREDTWKTLTQSFEPKS; translated from the coding sequence ATGTCGGAGGCGGAGCGGGCGGGTACATCTCGTCAGGAGACTCGTCAGGACAAGAGCGAGCGTCGTCTCCTCGCCGGGCGGTACCGGCTGGGAGACGTGCTGGGCCGGGGCGGTATGGGCACGGTCTGGCGCGCCGAGGACGAGACGCTGGGCCGGACGGTCGCCGTCAAGGAGCTGCGGTTCCCGTCGAACATCGACGAGGAGGAGAAGCGGCGCCTGATCACGCGCACCCTGCGCGAGGCCAAGGCGATCGCCCGGATCCGCAACAACAGCGCGGTGACGGTCTTCGACGTGGTCGACGAGGACGACCGGCCGTGGATTGTCATGGAGTTGGTGGAGGGCAAGTCCCTCGCCGAGGTCATCCGCGAGGACGGTCTGCTGGAGCCGAAGCGCGCCGCCGAGGTGGGCCTCGCCGTCCTCGACGTGCTGCGCTCCGCGCACCGCGAGGGCATCCTGCACCGGGACGTGAAGCCGTCCAACGTGCTGATCGCCGAGGACGGCCGGGTCGTGCTCACCGACTTCGGTATCGCGCAGGTCGAGGGCGACCCGTCCATCACCTCCACCGGCATGCTCGTCGGCGCCCCCTCCTACATCTCGCCCGAGCGCGCCCGCGGTCACAAGCCGGGCCCGGCGGCCGACCTGTGGTCGCTCGGCGGCCTGCTGTACGCGGCGGTCGAGGGTGTGCCGCCGTACGACAAGGGGTCGGCGATCGCCACGCTCACCGCGGTGATGACCGAGCCCCTGGAGGAGCCCAAGAACGCGGGCCCGCTCAGGGACGTCATCTACGGCCTGCTCACCAAGGATCCGGCCGAGCGGCTCGACGACACCAGGGCCCGGGCCATGTTCCACGCGGTGATCCACGCGCCCGAACCGGAGCCGATGGACGCCACCCGGGTGGTGCCGCTGCCGGTGCCGCCGGGATCGTCCGAGGGCGGGCGGGGCGAGGAGGCCGGGGAGAAGCTGCGCGGCGCGCTGCGTTCGGTCCGCAAGGCGGCCGGGGCGGCGGCCACCGCGGCGTCGGCACGGACGAAGAACGGCGGGGACACGGCCGCTCCGACGGGACCGACCGCGCCGACCGCACCGGGTACGGGTGGTGCGGCGGGCGCGGGCGGCGCCGGCGGAGCCCGCCCGGCCAGCCCCGGCGCCTCTTCCGGTGGGGCGCGGCCCGGGGCATCCCCCGGGGTGCGTGCCGGATCCGCCGGGAGACAGGCGGGGTCTGCTTCCGGCGCTGCCGGTGGCGCCGGTACGCCGAACTCCAGCGCGAACAAGCCGAGTTCGGGATGGCCCGTGGTGCCGCCGCCGGACCTGGACCTGCCGCCGCGGCCGGTACCCAGGGCGCCGCTGACCGACGTCGTACCCAGGCGCACGCTGGTGATCATCGCCGTGCTGGTCGCCCTCGCGGTGCTCGGCACGGTCCTGGCCATCACTCTGAACGGCAACGATGCCAAGGACGGCAAGAGCAGCGGGGCCAAGGCGGCGGCGAGCGCGAGCGCGTCCACCAAGCGGGACAAGGGCGGCAAGGCCGCGGGCAGCGGGGCGGGGACGGACGGGGCGAACCCGTCGTCGGCCGGCACCGGTTCCGCCGCCGCCGTCGACGCCAGCGCCTCCACCAACGGGGCCGGGGCGAAGGGCGGCGGGAGCGCGCCCGTGGTGTCGACCCGCAAGGGCGGCCAGGGCTACTCGATCGGGCTGCCCAAGGGATGGTCGTACAAGTCCAGCGACGACGCGGGCGACCGCTACACCGGTCCCGACGGGCAGAAGCTGCTCATAGGCTGGACCAGCAGCCCCAAGGACGACCCGGTGGCGGACTGGAAGAACCAGGAGCGCTCCATGGAGCGTCCCCAGTACCGGAAGATCCGCATCGAGAAGGTGGACTACCGCGGCTGGAACACGGCCGACTGGGAGTTCACCCACGTCGACGCCGGCACCGAGTACCGCACCATCGACCGGGGTTTCGTCGTCAACGGCCACCAGGGTTACGGACTGATGTACACGGCGAAGGCGGCGGACTGGGACAGCGCGCTGCGTGAGGACACCTGGAAGACGCTGACGCAGTCCTTCGAGCCCAAGTCGTAG
- a CDS encoding protein kinase: protein MDDYAGRVLADRYRLPLPPSDEYELTETRAFDTYSGQEVLVRQVPLPEVVEAEVLDAEGLPEGFTARERRTRRTPDARTATRRPADPAVRRAVEAVQAAARIPDHPRFDQVFDVFAEDGSLWIVSESVAARPLAALLAEQPLSPYRAAEVAADVLMALRVLHAHGWVHRNITARTVLVCDDGRVMLTGLAVGAAEEALCGYDPVPDEGGTKEATPGAAAAVGAAGTENAGPGGGPGVTPFTGDRGDPHGSAGRPAGAAGAVAVPSADLDPEAARRAAIQARAAGGLPAPGANGVPGGTGASGGTAMPGSAGQRPLETGADIRAARAGAIAAYRAGARAAARVQESRENGRPALPGGRPPAENGTGAARADGAPQSSYPGGPGTTTPPGRTADPYGVQGTPWHGAAPRTASGASPALDGATQRPGLLPADPHRGHPPALGRPPAPNPGTAHGTGTGSARWDGAADAAASRRGPGTALAAERARQVRMTVVGPVTERWAPEQAGPVHENWQLAAPIGPATDLWALGALLFRSVQGHAPYPEESTAELVQLVCAEPPAFAEECGPLRPVVESLLRQDPTERLDFEELNGWLRSLVRSAPEPDAGTHVVPVPSADPRRLPIVRRRGELVRLRRRRAAAPETHPHGRHKRAREEAGPSPRSLGRTLLLLILLLLAGAVAYALLFMPKQGDSGAAGSERTGSAGEASTAPSRTPEPSTGQSAPRNSAPATDPQTDGDPSVADGFTLRKDPEGFQIAVAKGWDRTPKNGSGQVVYAHGDFELIVVPGRDSAATYGSDPMAYQRDKESELQPYRGSSWATATGLRTIEVGGRTMAEGQFTWTDGQGQDLFVRNMAILLNGRYHIVQVRGPEAQRDEVSRFYDQATTTYRYTG, encoded by the coding sequence GTGGACGACTACGCGGGTCGGGTGCTGGCCGACCGCTACCGCCTGCCCTTGCCGCCCTCCGACGAGTACGAACTCACCGAGACCCGCGCCTTCGACACCTACAGCGGCCAGGAAGTGCTGGTCCGGCAGGTGCCGTTGCCGGAGGTCGTCGAGGCGGAGGTGCTCGACGCGGAGGGGCTGCCCGAGGGGTTCACCGCGCGTGAGCGCAGGACCCGGCGGACACCGGACGCCCGGACCGCCACCCGGCGGCCCGCCGACCCGGCCGTGCGGCGCGCCGTCGAGGCCGTGCAGGCGGCGGCCCGCATCCCCGACCATCCGCGGTTCGACCAGGTCTTCGACGTGTTCGCCGAGGACGGGTCGCTGTGGATAGTGAGCGAGTCGGTGGCCGCGCGCCCGCTGGCCGCGCTGCTCGCGGAGCAGCCGCTGTCGCCGTACCGCGCGGCCGAGGTCGCCGCCGACGTGCTCATGGCGCTGCGGGTGCTGCACGCCCATGGCTGGGTGCACCGCAACATCACCGCCCGTACGGTGCTGGTCTGCGACGACGGCCGGGTGATGCTGACCGGCCTCGCGGTCGGGGCCGCGGAGGAGGCGCTCTGCGGGTACGACCCGGTGCCGGACGAGGGGGGCACGAAGGAGGCGACTCCGGGCGCGGCAGCGGCCGTGGGCGCAGCAGGGACAGAGAATGCCGGGCCGGGTGGCGGCCCGGGGGTGACTCCCTTCACCGGGGACCGGGGTGATCCCCACGGTTCCGCGGGCCGGCCGGCCGGGGCCGCCGGAGCGGTCGCAGTGCCGTCCGCGGACCTCGATCCCGAGGCTGCCCGGCGCGCCGCGATCCAGGCCAGGGCGGCCGGCGGACTGCCGGCACCGGGAGCGAACGGAGTGCCCGGCGGGACCGGGGCCTCGGGCGGAACCGCGATGCCCGGTTCGGCGGGGCAGCGGCCCCTCGAGACGGGCGCGGACATCCGGGCCGCACGCGCCGGGGCCATCGCCGCGTACCGCGCGGGTGCGCGTGCCGCCGCCCGGGTGCAGGAGTCCCGGGAGAACGGGCGCCCCGCACTGCCCGGCGGCCGGCCGCCCGCCGAGAACGGCACCGGCGCCGCCCGGGCCGACGGTGCACCGCAGTCGTCGTACCCCGGCGGACCCGGCACCACGACACCGCCCGGGCGGACAGCCGACCCCTACGGTGTGCAGGGCACCCCTTGGCATGGCGCCGCACCCCGCACCGCCTCCGGCGCCTCCCCGGCCCTGGACGGCGCCACCCAGCGCCCCGGACTGCTCCCGGCGGACCCCCACCGTGGACACCCACCGGCCCTGGGCCGGCCACCCGCCCCGAACCCCGGCACCGCGCACGGAACGGGCACCGGCTCCGCCCGCTGGGACGGAGCCGCAGATGCCGCCGCGTCCCGGCGTGGTCCCGGGACGGCTCTGGCGGCCGAGCGGGCGCGCCAGGTGCGCATGACCGTCGTGGGGCCGGTGACCGAGCGGTGGGCGCCGGAGCAGGCCGGACCCGTGCACGAGAACTGGCAGCTGGCGGCGCCGATCGGGCCCGCGACCGATCTGTGGGCCCTTGGGGCGCTGCTGTTCCGGTCCGTACAGGGGCATGCGCCGTACCCGGAGGAGTCGACGGCCGAGCTGGTGCAGCTGGTGTGCGCCGAGCCGCCGGCCTTCGCCGAGGAGTGCGGTCCGCTGCGCCCGGTCGTGGAGTCGCTGCTGCGCCAGGACCCCACCGAGCGCCTGGACTTCGAGGAGCTGAACGGCTGGCTGCGCTCACTGGTGCGCTCCGCACCGGAGCCCGACGCCGGCACCCATGTCGTACCCGTGCCGTCCGCCGATCCGCGCCGGCTGCCGATCGTCCGCCGCCGCGGCGAACTGGTGCGGCTGCGCCGCCGGCGCGCCGCGGCGCCCGAGACCCATCCGCACGGCCGGCACAAGCGGGCCCGGGAGGAGGCGGGGCCGTCGCCGCGCAGCCTCGGCCGGACCCTGCTTCTGCTGATCCTGCTCCTGCTGGCCGGTGCGGTCGCGTACGCGTTGCTGTTCATGCCGAAGCAGGGGGACAGCGGGGCCGCGGGCAGCGAGCGGACCGGCAGTGCGGGGGAGGCGAGTACCGCGCCCTCGCGGACCCCGGAGCCCTCCACCGGGCAGAGCGCGCCCCGGAACAGCGCTCCCGCCACCGACCCCCAGACCGACGGTGACCCTTCCGTCGCCGACGGTTTCACCCTGCGCAAGGATCCGGAGGGCTTCCAGATCGCCGTGGCCAAGGGCTGGGACCGTACCCCGAAGAACGGCAGCGGCCAGGTGGTGTACGCGCACGGGGACTTCGAGCTGATCGTCGTACCCGGACGGGACAGCGCCGCGACATACGGCAGTGACCCGATGGCCTACCAGCGGGACAAGGAGAGCGAACTCCAGCCGTACCGCGGCTCCAGCTGGGCCACGGCCACCGGTCTCAGGACCATCGAGGTGGGCGGACGGACCATGGCCGAGGGGCAGTTCACCTGGACCGACGGACAGGGACAGGACCTGTTCGTGCGGAACATGGCGATCCTGCTGAACGGCCGCTACCACATCGTCCAGGTCCGCGGCCCGGAGGCCCAGCGGGACGAGGTGTCCCGGTTCTACGACCAGGCCACGACGACGTACCGCTACACGGGTTGA
- a CDS encoding nucleotide sugar dehydrogenase: MPADLAVIGLGSYGLPLAQAAVAAGISTLGFTTGPEAGSLSPAELRRMHLAGFRPGTDPAQLGRVRTAVICPSTASDTDGGLDLGQVEAAARALAERLRPHTTVILESPVLPGTTEEFLRPLLEEGSGLRAGRDFHLAYSPSRVDPGNRDHTPAGTPKVIGGLTPACTESAAAFYGRLTDKVVRARGLREAETVQLLETNFRHVNIALVNEMAVLCHELGVDLWDVIRCAETKPFGFQAFRPGPGVGGHGVPQDLTGHATRTLRMVELAQQVNHRMPRYVVQRAATLLNEHGKSARGARVLLLGVTYKPDVADQRGTPAQEIAIRLMELGASVSYHDPLVASWNVLDRPVPRTDALYDAAADADLTILLQNHRTYDLQALSVKAQLLLDTRGTTPAGAAHRL, translated from the coding sequence ATGCCCGCAGACCTCGCCGTCATCGGACTCGGCTCCTACGGCTTGCCGCTGGCCCAGGCCGCCGTCGCCGCAGGCATCTCCACGCTCGGCTTCACCACGGGACCCGAGGCGGGCTCCCTCAGTCCGGCCGAGTTGCGCCGGATGCATCTGGCCGGTTTCCGGCCCGGTACCGACCCCGCCCAGCTCGGCCGGGTGCGCACCGCGGTGATCTGCCCGTCGACCGCGAGCGACACCGACGGCGGACTCGACCTCGGGCAGGTGGAGGCGGCGGCCCGCGCGCTCGCCGAGCGGCTGCGCCCGCACACCACGGTCATCCTGGAGTCGCCGGTGCTGCCCGGCACGACGGAGGAGTTCCTGCGGCCCCTGCTGGAGGAGGGCTCGGGGCTGCGCGCCGGCCGGGACTTCCATCTCGCCTACTCGCCGAGCCGGGTCGACCCCGGCAACCGCGACCACACCCCCGCCGGCACCCCCAAGGTGATCGGCGGCCTCACCCCCGCGTGCACCGAGTCCGCCGCCGCCTTCTACGGCCGGCTCACCGACAAGGTGGTACGCGCGCGTGGGCTGCGCGAGGCGGAGACCGTGCAGCTGCTGGAGACCAACTTCCGGCACGTCAACATCGCGCTCGTCAACGAGATGGCGGTCCTCTGCCATGAGCTGGGCGTCGACCTGTGGGACGTCATCCGGTGCGCGGAGACCAAGCCGTTCGGCTTCCAGGCGTTCCGGCCGGGGCCGGGCGTCGGCGGGCACGGCGTACCGCAGGACCTGACCGGCCACGCCACCCGCACCCTGCGGATGGTGGAGCTGGCCCAGCAGGTCAACCACCGCATGCCGCGCTACGTCGTGCAGCGCGCCGCCACCCTGCTCAACGAGCACGGCAAGTCGGCCCGCGGCGCGCGCGTGCTGCTGCTCGGCGTCACCTACAAGCCCGATGTCGCCGACCAGCGGGGCACGCCCGCCCAGGAGATCGCGATCCGGCTGATGGAACTGGGTGCCTCCGTGAGCTACCACGACCCGCTCGTGGCCTCCTGGAACGTCCTGGACCGCCCGGTCCCGCGCACGGACGCGCTCTACGACGCCGCCGCCGACGCGGATCTGACGATCCTGCTGCAGAACCACCGGACGTACGACCTGCAGGCGCTGTCGGTGAAGGCCCAGCTGCTGCTGGACACACGCGGGACGACGCCCGCGGGGGCGGCGCACCGGCTCTGA